The genomic stretch tgctttttcttttttttttaaaattatatatatataaataaaatgttttacagagatgtatatatatttgttactattttatttttaccattttatttttACCGTTtatcacataatttttttttattatttttttttataaatactcatttatttcattcaattttcacataattacatacatcttcttccaaattatcaatatcacaaaatttcttttcttaccaatggattcccaaaattctccaaataccaactcccaaaatctaaattttcaaaattcatcattttctccacataccaatccccaaaatccaaattttcaaaatttatcaTCGCAATCTTCAAGCAGACTTGGTAGAGCACATATGGTCAAAATTTAGAAATCATTTTAATTAgcattttttaattatgttagattgattaattatgattatgtcattttataaGCTCCTTTAAATTTCATCTAATTTAAATTtgatgtaatatttatttatattaatatatggatTTAAAAATTTAGTGTGgcaatatttataattacaaaataatatattaaataataatatgtggGGCCATAGTTGACAACTTTTGGAGTGACTTAGCATTTGAGCACTTTTATGAAAAAAGTTGCCAAAAGTGATgtggatgagagagaaaataaaaaattatattttgggatgatttggatATATTAAGCCACCATTAGGGTATCCACCATTGGAGTTGCTCTAACTGATGAAATCCCAATTCCCAATTCccaattaaaattaatagaatatgTGGGAATTTTCTACGTGTCACAAGATGATGCAGGAGAAATTAGGGGTTAATTGGATCCATTCAATAAACTTAAGCTCATCCAATCTAATTTAATTATTCATTGGATATTGAATTTTTACATtcgatccaatccaatccaatccaattgaaTAGAGTTAACCGATTTGATCTAATTCAATTGGATTGCATCAGTTTCATCCATTTGATGCATCTCTGGGTTATTTATTGGATCGGATCGAATCCATCAAATcatttaaagtcttttaaatctaattttcatgtatatttccattataaaacatacaaattaatcatcaaaATGAAAACACTATTTAGTTCTAATAATTTAGAAGCATACAGCACAAATTCATCTAAATTAGAAGCATATATGTAACTGGATGATTGTTGGATCGGTTCGGTCGATTTTTATTGGATGTTGGACCACCATCCaacaaccgaccgatccaatttggatttttaaaaattacatctATTCCAATCCAATAGTAATTGGATATTTAATTTTTGGCGGTCGGATATAATTAGATTGGATATATTATGCACACCCCTAGGAGAAATTATATAATAATCAATGTAAATGATGATAGTTTGGTAAGAATTTAAGTGTCGTTTGGTTGCAAAACAAAAATGATAATGGTAATAGGAATGGAATGTAATTTTGATTCTATTGTTCGACCGAGACTTTGAAATCAACAACATAATAATTTGGTATAATATGGAATGTAatgaaatttatattattttgaccCAATTGCCTCTTTTATTTACTCTAGAAAATATGTTTtatggtttatacttttttggaccatgtgttttgtctcattacctgtttggagcttgtattttgacaaattactttttggaccctatgttttgtaaaattgttaaaataaaaccctaaactcaattttgatgaagaaaaaattgaatataacaacacagtttttaaccataatgattttatttttgttctgaattgttagtttggtaaattatttgtgattttagttgagaaaacatgaatcaaaatcgggtttagggttctattttaaccattttataaaatatagggtctaaaaagtaatttgtcaaaacacagggtccaaacaggtaatgggaaaaaacacagggtccaaaaaggtataaaccctattttttaattaaattactcTTATAtactaattaaacaaataaagaaTATATAATATACATCATTGTTTTGTAGAAAGAAATACAATAAACTAGCATTGATTCTTAGAAAAATGTACTTAATTAAATggatctagttttttttttttttttaaatatgagtatcgcattattattattgtattttattagatttgattattaaaaataaattaataaactatTTTTACATAATACTATAAAAATATACTTTTTAtagtaagatatatatatatatttcactaTTAATAGTTTGTAATTGGtgttatattttatataatttaaaattttaaccagaatgtttgttttaaaaaaaaattacatacacatataatttaagcatataatccatATATTTCCAAAAGATGATCTATCTAttataatcatattaaaaaaataatcgcAATACTATGTACATAAATAAATATAAGATATATAATTATAGCATATCTACatgtaatatattaaaaatatagtaagtatatttttttagagaaccaatatttataaaatattcatcttattttaagttgattttttatttttattttatttctatattAATGGTTTTCAAAAACCAATGGAAAATAAGCACAATCACTTGAATatcttataatttaaaaaaaattatatctcttctatataaaaagtgtgtagataacgaaaattcttaattttaatagtttgttttgttaacttcatattctaaatatttaacgaaatatatatttaaaattaattaaaaatatatatttattaattatattaatataattcaaattcaaatattgttaaatatcattattataataaattataatacaatttcttaaaatatatataatacaagaatagatatttaataattatattaataaaaatttaaatgttataaaatattattatgataataatatataatcacatttttttactaattatattaatatgaattcaaatattataaaatattattattataacaatatttaatactcatattaatataaatttaaatattataaaatatcattataataatataatataatacataatctaaagttttattaaaaaaattatcatttatgtttaaaaatgttgttatattatatatatattttttttaattattaatgatgttttggtttaattttttatttaatatggttatgttatttatttatatataatatttttatttatttgaaatttatatgaaaataatataaatttaataaaaataattaataaattccataaataaaattaagcaaaaacATGCATGTatctattatataaatatatatatatatatatcaaacacgttCTTTTAACCCAAAGACTAACTAGACAATAAAAAGTACAaggaaaaaacaaaaataaaaggcgGAAATTACAAACTTATAAACAAAAAGTATGATTAAAAATGacccagtttttttttttttagcataAAAATGACTCAGTTTATGAATGGCTTTTCCATCCAATTTACAATGGAATAACATCTCCTTTGTTTCATTGAAAAGCAATTACGTTGGAAAATAAATTCCTAAATAAAAAAGGAAACCAAACATGGTAATCAGAATCAATTCCACCCAATTCTTACCAACCAAACATTACCTAAATTAAACTACTTTATCTATGATTAACTTGATATGAAATTTGGATATTTATCAacttttcctttcttttatttttttccttttcttcttgtgCTTGAAACCCCAAACAATGTGACTTAATATATACTTGTTAGTTTTCAAGTGTTTTGGTCAGTATTAGCAGCAGTGATTGCCAAAGATGGAAATGGATTCATTTGTGAAATTAACTCATGGAAGCTCAAGCAAGAGCTTGCTTACTTAGCTTTCAAGATGTGTGCCTCAATAAGGATGGTCTCACAAATCAAATGCTTTACCGATTcaaaatatacactcaaacattacacacagtgatatAGTCGTTTAACCTAgtcaatcatatttattaaaactaggacccactgttttaaaaaacaTTGACACGTCATTGTGTGTAATATTTGAGTAtatattttgagtgcacatatcattactctttgtTTTAAGTGCTCTGCGTGGcagattttttatattttttttcagaaAAATTTGAGCTTAGGATTTCACTTTCTGTTTGGGATTAGAAAGGAACAGAACACTGCTTCCCATTCTATGGCCAAATGGGCTTTTGGAAGGTCCCCCCATTGTGGCCACCAAGCTTTTTCTCCATGTTCTATTGAGATTTAGCTTTCTTCAAGCAAAAGATATACATATACTAGTAACTACTATCTGTTCAGCTTTGACTATAACAGTCACTTAGCAAGTTTTGTACAAGAGGGAGACAAAAGAATCATATCAACATTGACTTAACAAAGGCAGGAGAGGGTTTTAGACCCCTGCTAAGGTAGTggactaattatatatatatatatatatatatacagatgtTCTAGGCAGCATTTAGTGTTAGTCTAATCCATCTGACTATCGAGAGCTACAAGCAAGCAAGAACAACCAGCAACAAAAGATCCAAAATGCAGAGTACAAGAATCCTCTTGACTGCCCTGATCAAGTAGATGAAAATGGTGTGCCAAACTGCTGGTCTTCTACACTCACTTAACTTAGTTAAATTAATCTCTGGCTTTCTAAGATGATCTCATCTAAATCGATGCTACCATCACTGTCAGAAGAGGTACTAACCTCAAATTTGAAAGCATCAGCCTCATCGTCAACCATTAGCTTGTTAAGAATAGTTGGAGAGCTTATTTCTCCTACTGTCTTCTCTTCACATTTTACTTGATCATGTTTTGATGGGGTTTTTAGGTTCTCAGCATCATTTGTAGATGTTGCAGACATATTATTGATTGTTGAACCATCAAGCTTCATCTTGCTCTCACTTACATTCGGTGACCAAGGTCTTTTTCGTTTGCACAGTGGTATGGGCTTAATATCCCAATCCATCAGATCAATAGGGTCTTTATCGGGAAGTTTTCGCGAAAATTCTTTATCATGCAAACTGCTTCCTGGTGGAGCATTTTCATCATCACTATCAATGATAACAATAGCTTGTTGTTCAAAAGCAGATTTCTTGTCACCTGCATTGAACATGGAAGTTAGGAATCTTATTAATGCATATCTACCCAAATGTACTAGACCTGTCTTCAAATTCAAAAAAGGAATATCCTTGTTCAGTTATATTTATGGAATGCCTGATAAAAAATTTCTTTGACCAAATTTCAATCCCAACTTAGGCAGTGCTACTTAGTCTATCAATTGTAACTATGCTGCCACTCCAAACTTGATCTTTGATACATGAAGCATATAACAAAAGTAGATGGTAAGCACATCAGACTAGATCATTGTATTCTTAGATAGTAGCAAGCCGATACTTGACGATCATTTTCAAATATAACGCAGAACAATTTTTATCTAATAGAATGATTAATGGCGATGAAACCTGATGCACATATCATGGATCCTCTCATTATATAAATTTATGCCAACTCGGATTGGAACACAAAGCACAAGCTCATTATAGAGAAAGAGTAACAAAAGCTCATCTTTGACAAGTTTGACAACATTAAGGCTTTAATTAAGTACCACTGACTTACCTTGCCTGCAAAAGTCATTGAAAAACCTAGGCTAATTCAGGCAAAAAGAATCAGCCTGCTATGCTTGTTTCTTGAACATAATAAAGCAATACAAATACCCAATGACTACCACCTAATCAAGGCAAACAAAGTAATAAATTCTCTTTGTTTCCTTTGTGAATTATTTCTCATCCCGGACATAGTTTAGTAATTGAGTCATAACTTTCACTACGTATCAATCAAGTTCTTTGGTGATTACAGCATTCGGGTAGTGATACATTCATACTTTAATATAAATTAGTCCCTAGCACAACAAAATGCATTAATGGCACCGTAATCTACCTACAAAAATGTCCTCCTACACTTATCACTTATTAGTACAAACTACAAAGTCCTTTCCACAACATTTAATTCTTTCAAACCACATTTTGATTTAACTTTTTCTCATAGAATCAGATGCCTGTTTTTACTACACTCTATTAGCAATTTAGCATTTTCCTTTGATTCAAATAAACATGCTTGATAAGTAAATGGCAAGAATCAAAGCAAATGAAGATCTTACTTGACAAATCTTGGTTCCTTGAAACGGTTGAAGATGAAGGAAGATGAGCAGAGCCTGAAACGACAGCGAATCCATCATTTTTACCAGCACCCTTCTCTCCATTTGCCTTGTTAGACTCAGAGGAACATGTGGCTGTTACTCTTGGAACCAAAGAATccatttttaaatatatttccGTTTCAGCCTCTAATAAGGAGACCCTTTTCTCCAATCCCTCAAAAAATTTCTTCCAAACCTCTGCATCTTCCTCAGCTCTAATTTTTGCAGACTCTAAAACCTTGTTCTTTTCCATGATCTGAGCAATCTCATCCActttttctctctcactcttctTAGCATCTTTCAGTAATCGTTCTAACATTTCTTCAAATTTTCGAGAATTCTCCTCCGCCAATTTCTTTCCCTCATCTACCTTCATAACTCTTTTCTCAGCCACTCTCGCTCTCTCATCAGCTTCTCTTGCTTTCTCCTCCACAACTCTCGCTCTTTCATCAACTTCTATTGCTCTCTCTTCTGCCACTCTTATTCTCTCATCAGCTCCTCTTACTCTCTCCTCCACCACTCTCGCTCTCTCATCAGCTTCTTTCCCTCTCTCCTCAGCCTCTCGAGCTCTCTCCTCTGCGACCTTCACTCTCTCTTGCATGATCTCATAATTCTGTCGCAAAATTCTTTTCTCTGAACTGTCCTCCCTCAACCTCTTAAGCTCAAGATCAAGTTGTACATTTTCAGACTCCATCTCCTTGATTTTTTTCTTAAGCTTGTTTTCTTTAATGACCAGAATCTCCTCGACCCTGTCAAAATCAGAGGACCGAAATGCCGTCCTGAGGTCTGAAATGAGCTCCGAAATGCTCATATAATCACCTACTTCATCACTACGGTCCAAACTGCAACCAGGTGGAGACCCGGCCTCCATTATCACTGCCCCACAAAACCCACAAAAAAAGTGAGAAATATCCAAATGCAATTGAATGCAAACTACTAGCGCTTAAGAAACTCAAAAATATAGCAACTATTCTAGTATGGGAGAAGCTAACCAAATTTGCAAGACCATCACCATAAAATGTACTCACCAAATGGCTTATTTATACAGGTCATATAAGTGGTTAGTTAACCACAGTAACACAAGACTAGACCATATGGGAGTGTTTGGTATAGGGTAAAGTGAAGgtgggaatgagaatctaaaaGACTTCCTATGTTTGCTTCAATTTTTTaggggtaaagttaataatttttgTGGGTCTCACATGTATTTTAAGTGGAAAGTGAATCATTTTATACACTTGAGTTTAATATTAACTCCATACTAAGTTCCTCTACACTTTCCAAAGTCACT from Humulus lupulus chromosome 5, drHumLupu1.1, whole genome shotgun sequence encodes the following:
- the LOC133778562 gene encoding uncharacterized protein LOC133778562, translated to MEAGSPPGCSLDRSDEVGDYMSISELISDLRTAFRSSDFDRVEEILVIKENKLKKKIKEMESENVQLDLELKRLREDSSEKRILRQNYEIMQERVKVAEERAREAEERGKEADERARVVEERVRGADERIRVAEERAIEVDERARVVEEKAREADERARVAEKRVMKVDEGKKLAEENSRKFEEMLERLLKDAKKSEREKVDEIAQIMEKNKVLESAKIRAEEDAEVWKKFFEGLEKRVSLLEAETEIYLKMDSLVPRVTATCSSESNKANGEKGAGKNDGFAVVSGSAHLPSSSTVSRNQDLSSDKKSAFEQQAIVIIDSDDENAPPGSSLHDKEFSRKLPDKDPIDLMDWDIKPIPLCKRKRPWSPNVSESKMKLDGSTINNMSATSTNDAENLKTPSKHDQVKCEEKTVGEISSPTILNKLMVDDEADAFKFEVSTSSDSDGSIDLDEIILESQRLI